A part of Cannabis sativa cultivar Pink pepper isolate KNU-18-1 chromosome 6, ASM2916894v1, whole genome shotgun sequence genomic DNA contains:
- the LOC133039392 gene encoding uncharacterized mitochondrial protein AtMg00810-like: MEDSFKKKKMKRWLLQVLGSHTTFVALLVYVDDIILAGPNINILQQLQTSLQAKFKLKTLGPLKYFLGFEIARAQYGLFLSQCKYTLQLLADTGYTSSKPAKALMDPKIRLTDQEGDVLNNPSHYRQLIGRLLYLTLSRPDITFVVNTLSQFMSCPRTTHLTALHHLLRYLKGTPGQGILYSSSSSLHLQGFSDSDWATCPITRRSTTGFCIFLGDCLISWKTKKQPTVSKSSAKAEYRALAATTSELTWLQYLLKDLQIPQPTPAFIYCDNQSAIHIANNPTFHERTKHIELDCHFVREKIAQSVIRLIPVSSNLQLADAFTKALPSTTLNSHLSKMAIHDIYGPS, encoded by the exons ATGGAGGACTCtttcaagaaaaagaaaatgaaaagatGGCTTCTTCAAGTTTTAG GCTCCCACACAACCTTTGTTGCTCTTCTtgtatatgttgatgacataATCCTCGCTGGTCCAAATATCAACATTCTTCAACAACTACAAACATCCCTTCAGGCCAAGTTCAAGTTAAAGACACTCGGGCCCCTCAAGTACTTCCTTGGATTTGAAATAGCCCGTGCTCAGTATGGCCTCTTCCTTTCTCAATGCAAATACACTTTGCAATTACTTGCTGATACAGGATACACTAGTAGCAAACCTGCAAAGGCACTTATGGATCCCAAAATCCGATTGACTGACCAAGAAGGAGATGTCTTGAACAATCCATCTCACTACAGACAATTAATTGGCAGATTATTATATTTGACTCTTTCACGGCCCGACATCACTTTTGTCGTGAACACTCTTAGCCAATTCATGTCTTGTCCCCGAACAACTCACCTCACAGCTCTTCATCATTTATTGCGCTACTTGAAAGGAACACCAGGCCAAGGAATATTgtattcttcttcatcttctcttCACCTTCAAGGTTTTTCAGACTCGGATTGGGCTACTTGTCCTATAACAAGACGGTCGACAACCGGTTTTTGCATATTCCTAGGTGACTGTCTCATATCATGGAAAACCAAGAAACAACCCACTGTCTCCAAAAGCTCTGCCAAGGCTGAATATCGCGCTTTGGCTGCCACCACAAGTGAGTTAACTTGGTTACAATATCTCCTCAAAGACTTACAAATCCCTCAACCTACACCTGCCTTCATCTATTGTGACAACCAATCTGCCATTCATATTGCCAACAACCCAACTTTTCACGAACGAACTAAACACATCGAGTTGGACTGCCATTTCGTTCGAGAAAAGATTGCACAATCTGTCATCCGCCTCATTCCTGTCAGCAGCAATCTCCAGCTTGCTGATGCGTTCACGAAGGCCCTACCCTCTACAACTCTTAATTCTCACTTATCCAAGATGGCCATACATGACATATATggtccatcttga
- the LOC133038912 gene encoding uncharacterized protein LOC133038912 produces the protein MEIPNNQDGLKIEYHHGVCFARNPKTGVIEHHLPIPQAENVFGNFFYYDPRTRETKFVINSEKGYEIIKLGDQNWRPLQPDFRKGQRVLMFKDKDREKLLFFYAVRTPQQQGTSDLEISCFDLSTEEYENLRNFPRNIFCDVTKLIPFYWKSDPAIGELSKEDGLRVLIMKNDYSWNEQVIEISSAFLNLHLITMKFLPIHFVKGVLRFQCNDNQDYYFFYNIRTGSVTGYSKEFVI, from the coding sequence atggagattccaaacaaccaAGATGGCTTGAAAATAGAGTATCATCATGGTGTGTGCTTTGCTCGAAACCCGAAAACCGGAGTAATAGAACACCATCTTCCTATTCCTCAAGCTGAAAACGTTTTCggaaatttcttttattatgATCCCCGCACCCGTGAAACTAAATTTGTCATCAATTCTGAAAAGGGTTACGAGATTATCAAACTTGGTGACCAAAATTGGAGACCTCTACAACCCGATTTCCGAAAAGGCCAACGCGTACTCATGTTCAAAGACAAAGATAGGGAGAAATTACTCTTCTTTTACGCTGTTCGAACTCCACAACAACAAGgtacttctgatttagagattaGTTGTTTTGATCTAAGTACTGAGGAATATGAGAACTTGAGAAATTTTCCAAGAAATATTTTCTGTGATGTAACCAAGCTCATTCCTTTCTACTGGAAATCTGATCCTGCTATTGGTGAATTGAGTAAGGAAGATGGGCTTAGGGTTTTGATAATGAAGAATGATTATAGTTGGAATGAACAAGTGATAGAGATCTCCTCAGCTTTCTTAAATTTACATTTGATTACAATGAAGTTTTTGCCTATTCATTTTGTGAAGGGTGTACTTAGGTTTCAATGCAATGATAATCAAGACTATTATTTCTTTTACAACATACGAACTGGCTCTGTTACCGGATATAGTAAAGAATTTGTAATATGA